Proteins from a genomic interval of Novipirellula aureliae:
- a CDS encoding M42 family metallopeptidase, with protein sequence MSKPSSSQPNRSLDNPHAIDPAALAFFQCSIETPSPSGYEEPIQALIRDYITPHADKVHTDVHGNVIASRGDAAGPRLMYAGHCDQIGLLISHIDEQGFLYAQTIGGWDPQQLVGQSMTIWTGCGPVAAVISRKPIHLLSSKEREEVVQLGQMWLDIGVENQEQAKETVRVGDPVTLDLRYRPLMGDRVSGPGMDNKTGMWTVMESLRRCAAAPDPLRCHLHSVATVQEEIGLRGAKTAAGSINPDVAIAVDVTHASDCPTIEKNQQGDIRIGGGPVIFRGPNINAKVASRLIELAESHSIPYQLAAIGRATPNDANVLQLHGSGVATGLVAIPNRYMHSAVEVISLSDIDRIADLLSLFAQNLSSDDDFVPS encoded by the coding sequence ATGTCGAAACCCTCCTCGTCTCAGCCTAACCGTTCCCTTGACAACCCTCACGCGATCGATCCAGCCGCATTGGCCTTTTTTCAATGCTCCATCGAAACCCCAAGTCCGTCGGGTTACGAAGAGCCAATCCAGGCATTGATTCGAGACTACATCACTCCTCATGCCGACAAGGTTCACACCGACGTGCATGGCAACGTGATCGCATCGCGAGGGGACGCCGCTGGCCCACGTCTCATGTATGCAGGGCATTGTGATCAAATTGGGTTGCTGATTTCACATATTGACGAGCAAGGTTTTCTGTACGCCCAAACCATTGGTGGTTGGGATCCGCAGCAATTGGTCGGACAATCGATGACCATTTGGACCGGTTGCGGCCCTGTCGCTGCGGTCATCAGCCGCAAACCGATCCATTTGCTCTCCAGCAAAGAACGCGAAGAAGTCGTTCAGCTCGGGCAGATGTGGCTTGATATCGGTGTCGAAAATCAAGAGCAGGCGAAAGAAACCGTTCGCGTCGGCGATCCGGTGACATTGGATTTGCGCTATCGCCCACTGATGGGTGATCGTGTAAGCGGTCCTGGAATGGACAATAAAACGGGGATGTGGACCGTGATGGAATCGCTGCGTCGCTGTGCGGCCGCGCCCGATCCATTGCGGTGTCATCTGCACAGCGTGGCAACGGTCCAAGAGGAAATTGGGCTCCGAGGGGCCAAGACCGCAGCGGGAAGTATCAACCCCGATGTTGCGATTGCCGTTGACGTTACTCATGCTTCCGATTGTCCCACGATCGAGAAAAACCAACAGGGGGACATCCGCATTGGCGGAGGCCCCGTGATTTTCCGAGGTCCGAACATCAACGCCAAAGTTGCCTCGCGATTAATCGAGCTCGCAGAAAGTCATTCAATCCCCTATCAATTGGCTGCCATCGGGCGGGCAACCCCCAACGACGCGAACGTTTTGCAACTTCATGGATCGGGGGTCGCAACCGGCCTGGTCGCAATCCCGAATCGCTACATGCACTCGGCGGTGG